Genomic DNA from Cydia fagiglandana chromosome 19, ilCydFagi1.1, whole genome shotgun sequence:
CTGTCTGCGATAGATTGATAAAGACATTTGAAGGAGAAAAATAGTCATCTTACATTGCATGCTCCCTCGTGGTTTTCATTGAGCGCACAAAAGTTCGTTGTTCTGATGTAGTTCCTGTAGAGTTGTTAAAACAAACAAGTAAGtaggtctagaacgcaaaatgactagtgtaatattttgcctatatcgcttttagtctacatcgcgaacggtctagaacgcaaaatgaccatttttacggttccgtacccaaagggtaaaacgggaccctattattaagacttcgctgtccgtccgtccgtccgtctgtctgtcaccaggctgtatctcacgaaccgtgatagctagacagttgaaattttcacagatgatgtatttctgttgccgctataacaaaaaatactaaaaacagaataaaataaagatttaagtggggctcccatacaacaaacgtgatttttgaccaaagttaagcaacgtcgggcgtggtcagtacttggatgggtgaccgtttttttttgcatttttttccgtttttttatattatggtacggaacccttcgtgcgcgagtccgactcgcacttgcccggttttttttatatcacacaggtaggttaggttcgttagttatcttcaaatCGCACAGAATATATAGGAGCAATTAAGATTTTTGTATAAATTGTTATGTTACTATCATTAATAAAGTATATAAAGGGTCTCATAGTGACTAAATGATAAACAGAACTGAGTAAGATAAAAAGGGTTAATGAAACTGTCTTATTGTTCAAAAATAGTAATTGTGATCAATAGAATGGTACTTATCTCTTTGTTTACTTCTAGaaatgtaagtgttatttttaaaagaataaaaacTACTAAGTTTATATGACAAATACTCATTATTTATTGGCAACAAAATATGAATCATTCAATAAATAAGGTCTCGTATAGatttaaaatcgcattttaatatcaataaaaaaGTATTCAAAACACAACAATAATCATAAAATGATAATACTACTTGTTGACTCAAAATtacatttacataataaattttattaatttaaataatgaatttattttattttatttaaattgtacaaataatgaaatataaataatcagATTAAGGTACTTAACTCTGTCCGTGGCGCTGGTAGCACTACAACTGCCCGCTCGTTGGCGAGCGGCCACGTTTTATACCTGGTTCAGGTAAATTACCTGTTCGACCAGTTTTCTTCGCCTACCGACATTATTatcgtattttaaatatttgagtGAAATGTACCTTAAAATGTTACAATAATTAGATTTAATAATGACAAATCCAACAAGCCCGTCGACATTGCTAACGTAAGGATAAAACGACGGAAAATGATGtcaggcattttgcgttctggaccgttcgcgatgtaaacagagcgatataggcaaaaggacccctattcgacaagcgacgtttgacgtatcgtgttgatatcccgttgatgtgggaaaaatcataagttctcgaatacgtacaatgtcaaaatttgacattaacaatccacagttagggtgacaagcaaactaaACCGAACcatccttagtttagagtggagttttagttgtaccaaatgatattatccaccgttgatggaatcataactcagtatgcgataaaatcaactgttgatttgacgtggatgcgaaatctgacagttgtacatgtcgaatttggcccaaggATACACTAgacattttgcgttctagaccgccCGCGAATAACccgtaagtaagtaggtatgtaattatTTGTAACAACATTGATACTTAGCTGGTAGTGAGTTTGGTCACGCACCAAACTAACGTAACGAAACGCACTCGCCGTTTTTGCCGACCGCCATACATTTGGTGGAAACAATGGTATTTGGTCAGGTGACAACCAAGACTGACTATGTAATtcctaaaaaataatattacaaaAACCGGTTGCAaggaaatgcaaaaaaaaaaacggtcacccatccaagtactgaccacgcccgacgttgcttaactttggtcaaaaatcacgtttgttgtatgggagccccatttaaatctttattttattctgtttttagtatttgttgttatagcggcaacagaaatacatcatctgtgaaaaattcaactgtctagctatatgagatacagcctggtgacagacggacggacggacggacggacggacggacagcgaagtcttagtaatagggtcccgttttaccttttgggtacagaaccctaaaaattaagtttattttggTTACTATACGGTTCACtgtggctatgaacttgtggtgtaATTAAGTATTGGTTGTCACCTAACGGTATGTTAatagttaattttgtattgttctGGTCTCAGCTTGAATAGGTAAAATGTGAAGTTAGGGTAAAGTGTATACTTACTCAGTATATGTATCCGCGCACTCATATTGGGGACTGACAGTCAAGACAGCCTTGTGGATCAAATTCCATAAAGCATTAAAGATTTTGTTGTGGTACTGCAAAAAAATGGGAAACAATGTATTTAAACTAAGATGTTATGTTACCAATGTTCATTGTGAATAAacgatttcattcattcatgcaATCATTACACCagcataattatgtattttcagAGATTATAGGTTgaagtgaccctgcctgcgaagccgatggtcctgggttcgaatcccagtaagggcatttatttgtatgatgatacagatatttgttcctgagtcatgggtgttttctatgtatttaagtatttgtatattatatatatcgttgtctgagtacccacaacacaagccttcttgagcttactgtgggacttagtcaatctgtgtaagaatgtcctataatatttaaatataatatttatttatttaaagtacctatactTAGTTACTTACAGTCTTAGCACCCCAACCGGCAATGGTCACTTCAGTACCCTCTGACACAGCATACGCGTCGGTACTGATCTCTATCTTGCGTACTCTCTTACTTTTGAACTTGAGGTCTCTCTCCAGTCTCATGATGACCAGGTTGTCTTGCAAATTTTTCTCATTGTATGAAGGGTGAAAGTAAACATTTATGACCTGGACCACCTTCCCCTCTAGTCTGTAATAGTTCGTGCCAATGCGAACTGAGAGGAGACCAAGAGTCTGAGGTGTAGAGGTTTCTTCCGTGACGACTGTCTTCGGTGGATAAGTTTCGTAGCTCGAGCTTTTGCCTGATTCGTCCGagtgaattattattttattgtcgtCTAGTGTCGTTGTAGTGGTCTCAACATCTTTCAGGATAGGTCCAGTTTCATCAGCGTATGTATCAGCTGTGATTGCATCGGTATCGGTCTTGATTGTGTCGGTCGTGATTATGTCGGTCGTGATTGTATCGGTCGTGGTCTCATTAGTGGTGGTCCCATTGGTTGTTGCTTCTGGTGTAATGGTGGTGCGAAAAATCCATTCTTGCCACCTGCATTAAAAGTTAGATAAGTGGTTCAGCATAAGGCTAGAGAACGGCTAGGGCCACAAGGCCCCTCCAATCTTTACATGCCTActcttaattgttttattagcAAGGCAAAGAAAATCCACTACTTATTTACCTTTTCAAACAATGAGCGGCGGTTATGACCAGGTCGGATTTGATGATAGTGCCGCCACACACGAACCGGCCGAGCACGTGAACGGTCACCAAAAAAGGAAAGTGCTGGATCTTCGTTTTGTGTCCGCGGAAGATGCGTCGAGCGGGAGTGAGCACTGGGGATAAATAATCTAAGGAATTAATATGTGAATTTGAAGACGATAAGTGATGTAGATTACAAAgataatgaaattaatgaaatacGTTAGTCTGATCATTTGTTCAATGCTATCTGCTATCTACTGATCCCACAGCAGATGTGGATAGGCTCACTTTCACGCCGGGTAGACACATGACTACTTAAGTCAGCAGATCGAACGTGCGAATATGATGACAATGGTCACAAAGTATAGAAGAGGTATTAAGTATTCATAGAGGTATTAAGACACAAACGGTAAATTAAgcaaaaatttgaattttgaatagGACTGTAATCTCACCCCTGTAATGATTTTCCTCGGTTGTTTCTCGTGAATGTGATTCGCTTCTTGTGAAATCCCTATCCTGGAAAAAATCTTCTGATTTCTGATAACGCTCAGTAACTCGGTGTGGCTTCTTAGGAAATTTAGTCGCACGTATAGTTTTCTTAATAAAGTCAATGGTATTATcttgtattatatttaaatttgaagTAAACATTTCTTTACGAAATTCGTTTATCGCTGTCgttaaaactaaattactatagTTATATGTGATATCGGTTATTGTTGGTTTGGTTACTTCTTTACCACCTGCATTTTCTACAGGAGTCAGCCTAGTGAAGTAGTTTTCTTTATCTTTTGTCAATACTTCAGCTGATTCTTTATTATTGTCTGTTTTTAATTCCTGACTCGAAAGTTTTTGGTCAACATCATAAACGAAGGGTGATGATATTATGGGGTATGGCAGCCACCGTTTCAGACCATAAGTTGCGTTGAAAAAACAGACGATAGCCCAAAATTGGATGATCACCATCAAGATATCgattattgaaaaattataacaaatgtTTGCAAGCTTTAAGTAAATTGTAAAATGTTACCACATTAAAGTATTTTCTTTGTATGCATTGTTTTATTGCAAGTCGTAAATATAGGTTTCCAACGGTATGTTGCAATATGTGTTTTCGTAATATTAATACATCTAAGTCAATAACTTTTATCAGGAAGTAaagtacatattttattgttgtattaACGTTTCGAAATCAAATAAGtgagtaggtacataagttatgtaggtaccttaTCTACCTACAGTATAATGACAAAGTGATGAAATAAGTAATGTAGCTTATCTTAACCACCTATAAAGTTATTTACATTAAATTGAAATTTCGAAATAAGAAAGCGATTGAGGATATGATTAGGTTATATAAACAAACTATTtgtgtaaaattatttatttgtaattcaTAGAAACTAGTTCTCtaaatacactaaaaatttgaaatccattttaataataaactatgacaaaatttgcagctattattttaattataatttcttcGCTAGGCACTTTAAGCATTACTGTTAAAATCATGGACACATATGACGTAAATCATGAAGTTAGTGACAGAATATTTACTTTAGtagatgatttatttatttctctgAAAATCAACCAAACGCTtattcaacccaaaaatattgaAGAATACATGATAATGCAGAATTTTGTGCAAGGTGTGCTTCGAAAAAACTATGAAAAACATAAAGAAATGCACAATAATATTAAAACGAATATAAGCGATGAAATGGCTGATCAAATTACTGGCGTTAACGAAGTCATTGAAGAAACGATAAGAGAACATGCTGTTACACAGAACGACAGCAGTCACCTAGAGAATAAACCCTCTCTTCAGCTCGAGTATTTCGCAGATTTAACAAATCCGACAAAAGAGTATAATGTTACAATGAAAAAACTCACTCCGAAAGATTATACGTTATGGAGTAAGTATAAGAATATTAAAtagtagaaaattaaataatagtagattttttttatggtaATGCTAAATAACATACTAGTAATCACTCCCACTTTAAACAAGTTTTCCAAGTGCCATGTAAGAATCATTTGCATCGTAAAGCGTAATTataatgtattatattttaatctgtaTATGTTATGCAGATTCCAATTCTAGTCAGGAAGTGGACAGTCGACGGATTTTCAAAGGCAGTAGCACGGGCATAGCACGGTACCCTTTCATGGTGAGCGTGCACGTTGGGGGGCGCTTCGTCTGCGCCGGCTCGCTGCTGCATGAGAGCCTGGCACTCAGCGCTGCCTCCTGCCTTATGCCGTGAGTTCTGTTATAGAGAAATTAAGTAAGCATAGAGTGGTCCCTCCATATATCAGTTTTGTTACTAAAAAGACTATTATCGCGACGAAcggaaagtctaatgctcaacaattttaacGCTAAAGCGCCCGGATTAACTAAAAATTATAGTATGACACACTAACTACagggatttcgttgctctataaattgcaaacCTATTTCCGTAGCTTATAACCGGAAAACTATTTTCAACACCTTCTCCAAGTAATATTATTTAGTTGTGAATACACTCGCGACACACGTGACATCTAGTGTCGGGTAGCAGTACGGTAGTTTCTCTATAGTTCTGTTAACACACCCTAGCTAGCTAGCTGCTTTCAATTCATCCATGCCATCTTGAAGATGAGATAGTGGTACAATCTTCTTAAAGCGGTCACGTAATATACCTCAGTGCGTTACTAACCTAACTTGGCTTTTACAGAACTCGGGACGATGCCAACCTCGTGGTACAGATTCGCTTCGGTAGTGATTTCGTCACTAAATTGGGCTACCTAGTGAACATAGACAGAATTTTCTTCCACCCAGAGTTTGACAGCTCTACCCTAGCTAACAACTTGGTTATTCTGAAAACTCGGAAAGCGTTGCGATTCCAAAAGAAAAAAGTGGTGGCTGTCAAGTATGATCGATTTGATCAACTCAATTTGATGAAGAAAGTTAAGGATATCACGATTTTGGGGTGGGGACGAAGGGGTGTAAGTTATAACTATTATCTTAAAAGAAACTCTTAAGGCATAAGAGAGCCGTTCAAACTTTTCAaacattttatgtttttgtttctaGCCGTCAGAAAAAACCGAAGTAGAGGAACGACCCTTATCTCGAGCCCGCCTAAATATCTATGATTTAGAAGAATGCAAATATATTTATACCAAGTAACAAATGATCAAtaatttatgtgtttttgtagtTACAGGATACATTTTAGGTGGACTTTTATTTCAATCCCATAAATCTGACTgacatttattcaacaaaaCTTTTGCTGATGTGCTTGGGAAAAATTGCTAACGTAATTGAAGAGCAAATTCATTCCTTTGTATTTCCTTCCATAATTACGTTTTGCTTACTATTGTTATAAAAATATAGTTTTCTTACTGATAAGTAATCTTGACCTATTTTTAGGGAATATGTCTCAGACAAGAATTTCTGCGCCGGATTTGTTGATCGTGGTGAAGGAGCCTGTAATGTGAGTACTTCATAcacttttaaaaatacattcattaagtGGAGCAAGGGTCAGAGGAATAGTCGCAAATAAAACGAAATCGATTCTGCCTTTCCTTGCGTATGTCACATACTTTTGCTG
This window encodes:
- the LOC134674228 gene encoding uncharacterized protein LOC134674228, translated to MVIIQFWAIVCFFNATYGLKRWLPYPIISSPFVYDVDQKLSSQELKTDNNKESAEVLTKDKENYFTRLTPVENAGGKEVTKPTITDITYNYSNLVLTTAINEFRKEMFTSNLNIIQDNTIDFIKKTIRATKFPKKPHRVTERYQKSEDFFQDRDFTRSESHSRETTEENHYRVLTPARRIFRGHKTKIQHFPFLVTVHVLGRFVCGGTIIKSDLVITAAHCLKRWQEWIFRTTITPEATTNGTTTNETTTDTITTDIITTDTIKTDTDAITADTYADETGPILKDVETTTTTLDDNKIIIHSDESGKSSSYETYPPKTVVTEETSTPQTLGLLSVRIGTNYYRLEGKVVQVINVYFHPSYNEKNLQDNLVIMRLERDLKFKSKRVRKIEISTDAYAVSEGTEVTIAGWGAKTYHNKIFNALWNLIHKAVLTVSPQYECADTYTENYIRTTNFCALNENHEGACNGDAGNPAVVDGVLVGVVSFGPPNCGQWDAPTVFTNVGYYADWIQGIMDISLESSSSSPSLSSDETTSPEEATTETTTEPTTECAGWSGWTRKKTTTTTIPTDPTDATDPTVLTPVYYVDDINEDEQDLSKLLIFRRRKFENLKLRRKFRVEQIDDSEQHSTTMVPLDNTLPKISALSESGTTIERMFLLTPNRI
- the LOC134673957 gene encoding transmembrane protease serine 11D-like, whose protein sequence is MTKFAAIILIIISSLGTLSITVKIMDTYDVNHEVSDRIFTLVDDLFISLKINQTLIQPKNIEEYMIMQNFVQGVLRKNYEKHKEMHNNIKTNISDEMADQITGVNEVIEETIREHAVTQNDSSHLENKPSLQLEYFADLTNPTKEYNVTMKKLTPKDYTLWNSNSSQEVDSRRIFKGSSTGIARYPFMVSVHVGGRFVCAGSLLHESLALSAASCLMPTRDDANLVVQIRFGSDFVTKLGYLVNIDRIFFHPEFDSSTLANNLVILKTRKALRFQKKKVVAVKYDRFDQLNLMKKVKDITILGWGRRGPSEKTEVEERPLSRARLNIYDLEECKYIYTKEYVSDKNFCAGFVDRGEGACNHDGGGPALAGSLLTGVISFGSPKCGRVDSPTVFTRIGLYADWIDRVLDSVAIADGKLANPHTFQTPSSIDVGVPSAELDKMTLELENSQEVLQRGFSSKDILNGPIDKQTNGAIKPSIKENEHLEIPKHDATRTKITDVKHSEEDQIRFSDDFQEHLTVRPERPTLLEEKGKVEDAHDESAAFTNFIETLFVNGKIVETDDPGIINSEEYEKIDILDFEPDTTATTAARPEHYNEKESSAQRSDVARDSREVQVTQMLDWDLGTNDTSKETTRSLQAFDVQYEIDVKPISIKKTDKTGHNKSIIILSNSGTTQRISIKNTDKLNIKLTKGIKDLIEHINDLPLKNNGKVKKTNYVDIT